A stretch of the Melospiza melodia melodia isolate bMelMel2 unplaced genomic scaffold, bMelMel2.pri scaffold_246, whole genome shotgun sequence genome encodes the following:
- the LOC134433756 gene encoding proline-rich protein HaeIII subfamily 1-like, whose product MSPCPQGAAVVPQRGAAAALGADPGPARGGGRPDAHPALPGAERARVPQVRLPVLPADLRGGRLQRGDTAGSGCRQRLHLPRALPAPPGPDRSIPEPGPGPPEPAASQGPGQAAKCQSEAAVTPLSRCPRPEVTMRRGAWPRGGGHAPFASF is encoded by the exons atgtccccatgtccccagggcgCAGCCGTGGTCCCTCagcgaggagcagcagcagcgctgggcGCGGATCCTGGCCCGGCACGCGGCGGCGGCCGCCCGGACGCTCACCCGGCTCTTCCTGGTGCAGAGCGTGCCCGAGTCCCTCAAG TTCGCCTTCCTGTTCTACCTGCTGACCTACGTGGGGGCCGCCTGCAACGGGGTGACACTGCTGGCAGCGG gtgtCGTCAGCGCCTTCACCTTCCCCGTGCTCTACCGGCGCCACCAG GCCCAGATCGATCAATACCTGAGCCTGGCCcggggccacctgagccagctGCGAGCCAG GGTCCTGGCCAAGCTGCCAAGTGCCAAAGTGAAGCCGCAGTGACAccgctgtcccgctgtccccgccCCGAGGTGACAATGAGGAGGGGGGCGTGGCCACGGGGAGGAGGCCACGCCCCATTCGCGtccttttaa